A window of Vulpes lagopus strain Blue_001 chromosome 21, ASM1834538v1, whole genome shotgun sequence contains these coding sequences:
- the KRT78 gene encoding keratin, type II cytoskeletal 78 has translation MSVPSARAPRGFSARSACCARSRSWGRGGRFSSRSCTSFRGSRGGSRGGAWGSGGRPGVQSVGAQGGPGLPLCPPGGIQEVTINTALLSPLNIGIDPQFQVVRTQETQEIRSLNDQFASFIDKVRFLEQQNKILETKWQLLQQQGVRDSPPDLETFFEGYVAQLRRQLDQLQSERRAVDAELKSCQDQEEEYKAKYEEEAHKHATAENDFVVLKKDVDGVFLSKMELEGKLQSLREYLRFLRRLYEEELGQLQTQAGDTSVVLSMDNNRGLDLGDIIAEVGARYEEIARSSKAEAEALYRTQYQELQASARLHGDSMKGTRVRISQLQEASQRLQGQIENLRTQNANLQATITDAEQRGELALKDAQTKLAELEAALRAAKQDLARLLQEYQELMSTKLALDVEIAAYRRLLEGEECRMSGRCSSQVIVSVGGGSTVLSGGADSGLGGSCGLGGEKGSFGSSCSSVVTGGSTITLGSGQGPVLASCSVSGSGSGSGSSCRTILKKTVESSLKTSVTY, from the exons ATGTCCGTCCCCTCAGCCCGGGCCCCGAGGGGCTTCAGCGCCCGCTCAGCCTGCTGCGCTCGCTCGCGCTCgtggggccgcgggggccgcttCAGCAGCCGGAGCTGCACTTCCttcagggggagcaggggaggctcCCGAGGGGGGGCTTGGGGGTCAGGGGGAAGGCCAGGGGTGCAGTCTGtgggagcccaaggtgggcctGGCCTTCCCCTGTGCCCTCCCGGGGGCATCCAGGAAGTGACCATCAACACTGCTCTGCTGAGCCCGTTGAATATTGGGATCGACCCCCAGTTCCAGGTGGTGAGGACTCAGGAGACCCAAGAGATCCGGAGCCTCAATGACCAGTTTGCTTCCTTCATCGACAAG GTGCGCTTCCTGGAGCAGCAGAACAAGATCTTGGAGACCAAGTGGCAGCTGCTGCAGCAGCAGGGGGTGAGGGACAGCCCCCCGGACCTGGAGACCTTCTTTGAGGGCTACGTGGCTCAGCTCAGGCGGCAACTGGACCAGCTCCAGAGTGAGCGAAGAGCTGTGGATGCCGAGTTGAAGTCTTGCCAGGACCAGGAGGAGGAGTATAAGGCCAA GTATGAGGAGGAGGCCCACAAGCACGCCACGGCTGAGAATGACTTTGTGGTCCTCAAAAAG GATGTGGATGGGGTTTTCCTGAGCAAGATGGAGCTGGAAGGCAAGCTGCAGTCTCTGCGGGAGTACCTGCGCTTCTTGAGGCGACTCTATGAAGAA GAGCTGGGCCAGCTCCAGACCCAGGCCGGCGACACGTCCGTGGTGCTGTCCATGGACAATAACCGAGGCTTGGACTTGGGCGACATCATCGCGGAGGTCGGCGCCCGCTACGAGGAGATCGCCCGGAGCAGCAAAGCCGAGGCCGAGGCGCTGTACCGGACGCAG TACCAGGAGCTTCAGGCGTCTGCCCGGCTTCACGGGGACAGCATGAAGGGAACCAGAGTCCGGATCTCCCAGCTGCAGGAGGCGAGTCAGAGGCTGCAGGGTCAGATCGAGAACCTCAGGACGCAG aatGCCAACCTGCAGGCCACCATCACCGATGCTGAGCAGCGCGGGGAGCTGGCCCTCAAGGACGCTCAGACCAAACTGGCCGAGCTGGAGGCCGCCCTGAGAGCCGCCAAGCAGGACCTGGCCCGGCTCCTGCAGGAGTACCAGGAGCTCATGAGCACGAAGCTGGCCTTGGACGTGGAGATCGCCGCCTACCGCAGGCTGCTGGAGGGCGAGGAGTGCAG GATGTCTGGGAGGTGCAGCAGCCAGGTCATCGTCT CCGTGGGTGGAGGCAGCACCGTCCTGTCTGGAGGCGCTGACAGTGGCCTGGGGGGCTCTTGTGGCCTCGGAGGCGAGAAAGGCAGCTTCGGGTCCAGCTGCTCCAGCGTCGTGACTGGAGGCTCCACCATCACCCTGGGCTCCGGGCAGGGCCCTGTTTTGGCCTCCTGCTCTGtgtccggctccggctccggctccggctccagCTGCCGCACCATCCTGAAGAAGACGGTGGAGTCAAGTCTGAAGACGTCTGTCACATACTGA